A stretch of the Neisseria sp. DTU_2020_1000833_1_SI_GRL_NUU_006 genome encodes the following:
- a CDS encoding type IV pilin protein: MKNTLQKGFTLVELLIVIVILAILATLSYPSYERFIRKSRLENVRSELLINAKNLERFYAQNRTFENFPATDLVQNEYFTIQFFNYRNTPEEKKNPSASGFLLEAKPNDEYKSKETCSVYLDSDGIFWASNADCPGYEHIDQK; encoded by the coding sequence ATGAAAAACACATTACAAAAAGGCTTCACGCTGGTCGAGCTGCTCATCGTCATCGTCATCCTCGCCATCCTGGCCACCCTCTCCTATCCTTCCTACGAACGCTTTATCCGTAAAAGCCGCTTGGAGAACGTCCGTTCCGAGCTGCTGATCAATGCCAAAAACCTCGAACGCTTCTACGCGCAAAACCGTACGTTTGAGAATTTCCCGGCAACAGACCTGGTTCAAAACGAATACTTCACCATCCAGTTTTTCAACTATCGAAACACCCCAGAAGAGAAAAAGAATCCGTCCGCCTCGGGCTTCCTGCTCGAAGCCAAGCCGAATGACGAATACAAAAGCAAAGAGACCTGCTCCGTCTATCTCGACAGCGACGGTATCTTTTGGGCAAGCAATGCAGATTGTCCCGGATATGAACACATAGACCAAAAATAA
- the gloB gene encoding hydroxyacylglutathione hydrolase: MKITPVKALNDNYIWMIQDGNHAACVDPSDATPVLIFLVRNRLMLAQTWITHLHHDHIGGVQSLKNGFMESPVYGEADIDVATHTVTAGTQFPFGDGLVTVWATPGHTDRHVSYLLENAEGLHVFCGDTLFSAGCGRVFTGTIEELYDSFQRFNQLPEDTLFYPAHEYTASNLRFAEFIEPENPDIQAALRAAEDTPTLPVTLAHERKINPFLRVDLPQVRERVEELAGKRLNNGLEVFAALRELKNRF, encoded by the coding sequence ATGAAAATCACCCCCGTCAAAGCCCTAAACGACAACTACATTTGGATGATTCAAGACGGCAACCACGCCGCCTGCGTCGATCCGTCCGATGCCACGCCCGTTTTGATATTCCTCGTCCGTAACCGCCTGATGCTGGCGCAAACGTGGATTACCCATCTGCATCACGACCATATCGGCGGAGTTCAATCTCTCAAAAACGGCTTTATGGAATCGCCCGTGTACGGCGAAGCGGATATCGATGTGGCAACGCATACGGTTACGGCGGGTACGCAGTTTCCTTTTGGCGACGGGCTGGTTACCGTGTGGGCGACGCCCGGCCATACCGACCGCCACGTCAGCTATCTTTTGGAAAACGCCGAAGGTCTGCACGTTTTCTGCGGCGATACCTTATTCTCCGCCGGCTGTGGCAGGGTGTTTACGGGAACGATAGAAGAGTTGTACGACAGTTTCCAAAGATTCAATCAGTTGCCCGAAGACACGCTGTTTTATCCCGCGCACGAATACACCGCCTCTAATCTGCGTTTCGCCGAATTTATCGAACCGGAAAATCCCGATATTCAAGCGGCTTTGCGCGCGGCGGAAGATACGCCGACCCTGCCCGTAACCCTTGCGCATGAACGCAAAATCAATCCGTTTTTACGGGTCGATTTGCCCCAAGTCCGCGAACGGGTTGAGGAATTGGCAGGGAAGCGATTGAACAACGGTTTGGAAGTGTTCGCGGCGCTGCGGGAATTGAAAAACCGGTTTTAG